Within Pseudomonas brassicacearum, the genomic segment CCAGATCTCCAACGGCGGCAACGCCACGAAACCCAGTGCCAACGCGACGAACAGCAAGGCGACGCTGTCCATGCACGCCACCACCAGCAAACGCTCGCCGCTGAACTTGATCAGCGTATTCCATGCCGCATGCAACAAAGCCGCGACCAACACCAAGGCCGTTGCAAGCACGGCACGCTCCTTATCTTGTCCCCCGCCCCGTAGGAGCTGTCGAGTGCAAACGAGGCTGCGATCTTTTGATCTTTCGCTTCAAACTCAATTGTCGGCGGAAAGATCGCAGCCTCGTTTGCACTCGACAGCTCCTACAGCTCCTACGCTCAGTAAGGCTCATGAATTGATTGGCTATCGTTTATACTGCAAACCGATCACGCCGCACTCAGTTGCGCATATTCCTATTCCAATAATCTCGCTGCTGTCCCATTCACTCGAATGGGTGCGCCGGCATGCGTATGCCTGATCCGGGCGTCAAGACTACAGACAGAGACCTTGCGCATGCCACTCGCCTTGCTTGCTTTGGCCGTCGCCGCTTTCGGCATCGGCACGACTGAATTCGTCATCATGGGCCTGTTGCCCGATGTCGCCCGGGACCTGGCCGTGAGCATTCCCCAGGCCGGGCTGTTGATTACCGGCTACGCCCTGGGCGTGGTGTTCGGCGCGCCGATCCTGGCGATTGGCACCGCCAACATGCCGCGCAAGGCCACGCTATTGGGCATGACCCTGATGTTCATCCTCGGCAATGTGCTCTGCGCCCTGGCGCCGAACTACGCCACGCTGATGGCCGCCCGGGTCATTACGGCCCTGTGCCACGGAGCGTTCTTTGGCATCGGCTCGGTGGTGGCGGCCGGGTTGGTGGCGCCGAACAAACGGGCCCAGGCGATTGCCATGATGTTCACCGGCCTGACCCTGGCAAACGTGCTGGGCGTGCCGTTGGGCACGGCCTTGGGTCAATACGCCGGTTGGCGTTCGACGTTCTGGGCGGTATCGGTGATCGGCGTGATCGCCGCCATCGCCCAATGGGTCTGGCTGCCCAGGGAAATCCCCATGGACAAAGCCAACCTGGCCAGCGAGTTCAAGGTGCTGGGCAAGGTCAACGTGTTACTCGCCCTGGGCATGAGCGTACTGGCCTCCACCAGTTTGTTCAGCGTGTTCACTTACATCGCGCCGATCCTGCAGGACATCACCGGTGTCAGCCCCCACGGCATCACCGTCATGTTGCTGTTGTTTGGCGTCGGCCTGACGGCGGGCAGTTTCCTCGGCGGGCGCCTGGCGGACCGGCGCCTGCTGCCTTCACTGGTGGCCATGGCCCTGGCCGTGGTGCTGGTGCTGGCGGCGTTCAGCCAGACCAGCCAATCGGTGATCCCGGCGGCGATCACCCTGGTGCTATGGGGCATCTTCGCCTTCGCCCTGTGCCCGATCCTGCAACTGCTGATCATCGACCAGGCCCATGAAGCACCCAACCTCGGCTCGACCCTGAACCAGAGTGCCTTCAATCTGGGCAACGCGGCAGGGGCGTGGATGGGTGGGCTAGTAGTGGCCAGTGGTGCCGACCTGGCGGATCTGCCGTGGACCGGGGCCCTGGTGGGCGGGCTAACCGTACTGGCCGCGCTGTATTTTATTTATCGCCAGCGTCATCTCGGCGCTGCGGCAAGCCTTGCCGACTGAGGGGCGTATTGGTCTCGCTGCGCACCTGTGCGTGGCTGATCAGCGCAAAGATGAAACTGCCGCCGATGATATTTCCCGCCAACGTCGGCCCGGCGAACACCATCCAGAAGTCCTCCCAGGACAATTGGCCGGCAAATACCAGATATGACACTTCGGCCGAGCCGACGACGATGTGGGTGAAATCCCCGAGCGCCATGAGGTAGGTGATCAGGATGATGATCCACATCTTGGCGCTTTCCATGGACGGGATCATCCAGACCATGGTGGCGATCATCCAGCCGGAAATGATGCCCTTGGCGAACATCTGGCCGGTGTCGTTCTCCATGACTTTGCGACCGATTTCCAGGAAGGCCTGGTCGGTGCGCTGATCGAAAATCGGCAGGTGCAACATGACGTAGGCCACCAGCAAGGTGCCGCACAGGTTGCCTACCAGCACCACGCCCCAGAGCCGCAACAGCCGGCCGAAGTTGCCCAGCGTGGGCTTGCTCATGATCGGCAGCACGGCGGTCAGGGTGTTTTCGGTGAACAACTGCTGGCGAGCCAGGATCACCGCGAGAAAGCCGGCGCAGTAACCAAAACTGGCGATGACCTTGAAGCCTTCGTGTTCCGGCAGCCGGGAGTTGAGCAACCCCATGGCCATCAGCGACAGGCCCATGGTCAACCCCGCCGCCAGGGCCGACCACCAGAGCGCGGCGATACTGCGCTCCAGTTCCTGATTGCCCTGGGTGCGGATGATTTCATGCAACACGGCCGCCCGCGGCGGCTGGTTGCGGTCGACTTCATGCTGCTCCTGAGCCGAGAGATCAGGGGTCTTGCCTTCTTTATGGGTGTCCATACAGCTCCTGAACCGGTGGCGTGATGTATCTACGACACGCGGCGCTCAGTGCTGTTCAGTATGGCCTGCTCGCGAAGGCAGCGTCGCCGATCTCACACCACGACATCGTCCTTGAACTGATCCTTGACGTAGGTGATCTCGGTCCGCCCATGCGGCGCAGGCAGGCCGTCTTCGCCAAGGTTGACGAAGACCATTTTCTCCACGGTCAGGATGCTCTTGCGGGTGATTTTATTGCGCACCTCGCAGGTCAGGGTGATGGAAGTACGGCCAAACTCGGTGGCGGTGATGCCCAGCTCGATGATGTCGCCCTGGCGCGAGGCGCTGACGAAGTTGATTTCCGAGATGTACTTGGTGACCACGCGCTGGTTGCCGAGCTGGACGATGGCGTAGATCGCTGCCTCCTCGTCGATCCAGCGCAACAGGCTGCCGCCGAACAGCGTGCCGTTGGGATTGAGGTCTTCGGGCTTGACCCATTTGCGGGTGTGGAAATTCATGATCACTCCTGAGTGTCTGGCCGTTGGATTGCTGCATCATGGCAGACCGCAGGGCCGGGCTCTACGTCGCGGCCCCTATGACGGTCATCGGCAATTTCGATTTGCCGACAGAAACCCTTTTGGAAGATCCGATTAGCCCGTTATAATCGCCACCGCTTTACCTCGGTCCACCCTTTGGACCGTTCCCGCCACCTGTCCGAGGGGCGCTGCAGCAGGCTCGACCTGTCAGGCTCGGATGGGGCGTTGTTTGTACGGGGGCTCCCCGCGCAGACACTAAACGCACAACGGCGCCCATTCGCATACATTACGAATGGAGGCTCTTCATGAGCGCTGTTATCACGCCTGCCGATTTTACCGACTACAAAGTCGCCGACATGTCCCTGGCTGCCTGGGGCCGTCGCGAAATCATCATCGCCGAATCCGAAATGCCAGCCCTGATGGGCCTGCGCCGCAAGTATGCCGGCGAGCAACCGCTCAAGGGCGCGAAGATCCTCGGCTGCATCCACATGACCATCCAGACCGCCGTGCTGATCGAAACCCTGGTTGCCCTGGGTGCCGAAGTGCGCTGGTCGTCCTGCAACATCTTCTCGACCCAGGACCAGGCCGCTGCCGCCATCGCCGCCGCCGGTATCCCGGTATTTGCCTGGAAAGGCGAGACCGAGCAAGAGTACGAGTGGTGCCTGGAGCAGACCATCCTCAAGGATGGCCAGCCGTGGGACACCAACATGATCCTCGACGACGGCGGCGACCTGACCGAGCTGCTGCACAAGAAGTACGCAGCCGTACTGGA encodes:
- a CDS encoding MFS transporter, coding for MPLALLALAVAAFGIGTTEFVIMGLLPDVARDLAVSIPQAGLLITGYALGVVFGAPILAIGTANMPRKATLLGMTLMFILGNVLCALAPNYATLMAARVITALCHGAFFGIGSVVAAGLVAPNKRAQAIAMMFTGLTLANVLGVPLGTALGQYAGWRSTFWAVSVIGVIAAIAQWVWLPREIPMDKANLASEFKVLGKVNVLLALGMSVLASTSLFSVFTYIAPILQDITGVSPHGITVMLLLFGVGLTAGSFLGGRLADRRLLPSLVAMALAVVLVLAAFSQTSQSVIPAAITLVLWGIFAFALCPILQLLIIDQAHEAPNLGSTLNQSAFNLGNAAGAWMGGLVVASGADLADLPWTGALVGGLTVLAALYFIYRQRHLGAAASLAD
- a CDS encoding formate/nitrite transporter family protein, with amino-acid sequence MDTHKEGKTPDLSAQEQHEVDRNQPPRAAVLHEIIRTQGNQELERSIAALWWSALAAGLTMGLSLMAMGLLNSRLPEHEGFKVIASFGYCAGFLAVILARQQLFTENTLTAVLPIMSKPTLGNFGRLLRLWGVVLVGNLCGTLLVAYVMLHLPIFDQRTDQAFLEIGRKVMENDTGQMFAKGIISGWMIATMVWMIPSMESAKMWIIILITYLMALGDFTHIVVGSAEVSYLVFAGQLSWEDFWMVFAGPTLAGNIIGGSFIFALISHAQVRSETNTPLSRQGLPQRRDDAGDK
- a CDS encoding acyl-CoA thioesterase; amino-acid sequence: MNFHTRKWVKPEDLNPNGTLFGGSLLRWIDEEAAIYAIVQLGNQRVVTKYISEINFVSASRQGDIIELGITATEFGRTSITLTCEVRNKITRKSILTVEKMVFVNLGEDGLPAPHGRTEITYVKDQFKDDVVV